Part of the Catenulispora sp. MAP5-51 genome is shown below.
TCACGAAGACCGGTACCATACCGCCGCGTCAGGACCTGGATGTCGCCGGCGAAAGCGGTCCGCTCCAGGACCGGCGGCACGGCCGGGAAGTGATGGACCGCTTGGCCCGCCGGGGAATCGCCCGTCAGCTCGCCGACCGAGGGCAGACCGGCGGCGACCAGCTGCGCCACCGCGGCGTCCCGGGCCGCGCAGGCCTCTTCCAGGCCGGCGACCCGCGCCCGCAACTGCCCGGCACCGCGGGCCCAGTACACGGCGACAGCTATCGCGATGATGAGGGCGGCAGCCGTGCACCACAGTGCTATATCAGCATTCATCCGTCTTCTCAATCAGGTCTGGTGTGAAGCGAAACGGCACGCTGATGCCTTTTTGCCTGATACTGACACGCTTGCGCGCACCAGATCTACGGGCCATGACAGTACCGCACAAGGGTGTGACCCGCCGACCTCACGAGCGCTCGACTATTTGTTCTCACGGGATCTTCTGAGCTTTTTCTCAAAGCGGACGTTGACGCGCCCCTCATCGCTCTCTCACTTCACGAAGCCACCGTTGGCGGTGATCCGAACAACGGTTGTGGAGGTGGTGTCATGGAGCGCGAAGCACGACGCAGGTTGGTCCGGATTTCCGCGGTGACCTGGGGTGTCACGGCGGCGAGCGTGGCCGGCGGGGTGGCGATCGCCGCGACCGTGCCCCGGGCCGCGCACGCGAACCCGGGCAGCTCGGGATTACAGCCGGCGACAACCGCGCCGAGTACCACGAGCACCACGAGCACGACTTCTTCGAATTCCTCTTCGTCTTCCTCATCGTCATCGTCATCGTCGTCCTCGCCATCCTCGTCATCCGGTTCGTCTTCTTCGTCATCGTCGTCCGGCCACGCCGCCACCTCGGGTGCGTCATGAGTGCCGCGGCGGCCGACTGGCGCGCGCTGGGTTGCGCGGTCCGGCTGGCGGTCACCGATCCGGACGCGCTGACCGATGCCCGGCAGGCGCTGGAAACCTGGCTGGCCCGGGTGGATCTGGCCTGCAGCCGGTTCCGCGACGACTCCGAGATCGCCGCGTTCGACCGCTCGGCCGGACGCGACCTGCCGGTCAGCCAGGTGCTGGCCGACGCGGTGGCCGCGGCGCTGCGCGGCGCGGAACTCAGCTGCGGGGACGTCGATCCCACGGTCGGCTCGGCCTTGGCGGGCCTGGGGTACGACCGCGACTTCGACCTGGTGCAGCAAGGCGGAAGCCCGGTGAAGCTGGTGGTGCGGCCGGTGCCGGGCTGGCGGCGGATCCGGTTCGACGCCGTCGGGCGCACCCTGGCGGTGCCCTCCGGGATCCGGCTGGACCTGGGAGCCACCGCGAAGGCGTGGGCCGCCGACCGCGCGGCCGCGGAGTTGGCCGCGACGTTCGGCTGCGGCGTGCTGGTCGGCCTCGGCGGCGACATCGCCGTGGCCGGGCCGGCGCCGCAGGACGGCTGGGCGATCCGCGTCCAGGATCGGACCGACGACCCGGACCCGAACGCGGCCTTCACCAGTGTCCTGATTCGCGACGGCGGACTGGCCACCTCGGGCACCGCCGCCCGCCGGTGGACCCGCGATGGCAGAACCCTGCATCACATCGTCGACCCGGCCACCGGCCTGTCGGCGCGGACGCCGTGGCGCACGGTGAGCGTGACGGCGGCCAGCTGCCTGGACGCCAACATCGCGAGCACCGCCGCCGTGATCCGCGGCGGCCGGGCCCCGGCCTGGCTCGCCGAGTGCGGCCTGGACGCGCGGCTGCTGGCCGAGGACGGGACGGTGTGCACGGTCGGCCGCTGGCCCGCCGCGCCGCGCAGCACCGGCTTCGCCTACGCCCTGGATCCGAAGGGGGTGCCGTCGTGGACTCCGCGGTGATCTGGTACGCCGGGCAGGCCACAGGAATCGTGTGCCTGGTGCTGTTCAGCATCGTGATGGTGCTGGGGATCGGCGTGCGACGCCAGGTACGGCTCCCGGGGATGCCGCGCCTGGCGGCGGTGGCGCTGCATCGGAGCATCTCGTTGCTGGCGGTGGCGTTCCTGACGGTGCACATCCTGACGGCGGTCGTCGATTCCTATGTCGATATCAGCCCACTGGCAGCCGTGGTGCCGTTCTCCTCTTCCTACGAGCCGCTGTGGGTGGGCCTGGGCACGGTCGCGCTGGACCTGATCCTGGCGGTGACGGTCACCAGCCTGCTGCGGGCCCGGCTGGGCCGGCGGACGTGGCGGGCCGTGCACTGGCTGGCCTACGGCTGCTGGCCGGCGGCGGTCGTGCACGGCGTGGCCCTCGGCAGCGGCACGGGGCATGCGATGAACGGCTGGGCCCTGGGGCTGACCCTCGGCTGCGTCGCGGTGGTGCTGGCCACCACCGCACATCATTTCCTCGCCGGGCGCCGGCGCGTGACACAGACACAGATACAGATACAGATACAGACCCCGGCAGACCTTCTCGCGGCGGGAGCCCGACGATGACCACGACGACCACCATGACCACCATGACCACGACTGTCCTGCCGGTGCGCATCCGCTCGTACGCCACGAACGCGGCGCGGCGACTGCTCGCCTCGGAACCGTTGAACTACGAGGCGCACTGCGCGGTCTACGGCGGCCTGTCGTACCTCGACGGCGAGCAGATCATCCTGGCCGCCGAGCTGGCGGGCCTGCGCGGGCACGGCGGCGCGGCGTTCCCGACCCACCGGAAGCTGAGCGCGGTGCGCGAGGCGGCTCGGCGCGGCCGGCGCCGGGCGGTGGTCGTGGCCAACGGCTCGGAGGGCGAACCGGCGAGCGCGAAAGACAAAACCTTGATGT
Proteins encoded:
- a CDS encoding FAD:protein FMN transferase, which encodes MSAAAADWRALGCAVRLAVTDPDALTDARQALETWLARVDLACSRFRDDSEIAAFDRSAGRDLPVSQVLADAVAAALRGAELSCGDVDPTVGSALAGLGYDRDFDLVQQGGSPVKLVVRPVPGWRRIRFDAVGRTLAVPSGIRLDLGATAKAWAADRAAAELAATFGCGVLVGLGGDIAVAGPAPQDGWAIRVQDRTDDPDPNAAFTSVLIRDGGLATSGTAARRWTRDGRTLHHIVDPATGLSARTPWRTVSVTAASCLDANIASTAAVIRGGRAPAWLAECGLDARLLAEDGTVCTVGRWPAAPRSTGFAYALDPKGVPSWTPR
- a CDS encoding ferric reductase-like transmembrane domain-containing protein produces the protein MDSAVIWYAGQATGIVCLVLFSIVMVLGIGVRRQVRLPGMPRLAAVALHRSISLLAVAFLTVHILTAVVDSYVDISPLAAVVPFSSSYEPLWVGLGTVALDLILAVTVTSLLRARLGRRTWRAVHWLAYGCWPAAVVHGVALGSGTGHAMNGWALGLTLGCVAVVLATTAHHFLAGRRRVTQTQIQIQIQTPADLLAAGARR